One window of Thermoplasmatales archaeon genomic DNA carries:
- a CDS encoding 2-oxoacid:acceptor oxidoreductase subunit alpha, translating into MKTDEIIIRVGGAAGDGVQSAGFIIAKTFSRSGLHANTYNYYQSLIRGGQSWYQVRGSDKKVKSQGDGLDILIALNKDALERHTNPEINEGGASPLDPDGIAIFDKSISGFKAGKGNYLAMPLSDIAGKYSKNALMRNTVAIGAAMAAININFEILASVIRDQFGSKGEVAEQNVKAAKEGYDYYLANFKKLGVNLKTSDKKYYLMAGGEALGLGAVHGGLKMYIAYPMTPASSALDFLADHQKEYGILVKVPEDEISAINMAIGANYAGVRAMTGSSGGGFSLMVEALGMAGMVEVPLVVYESQRAGPSTGLPTKTEQGDLNLVLGASQGDFPRVVLTPRNVEEVFYFVGKALNIAEKYQMPVIIMSDLSLSEHYETIEHLDLSYKMERGKIATPDMKNYKRYEFTEDGISYRAIPGTPGLMHNEDSDEHDEYGAVVSDAVTDPEIRRKSMIKRMKKLETYMKEIPPTPTYRFDDAEYAVIQWGSTQGVVEEAADILREKGLKVGVVEINHAFPLNPDIGKLLAGKKKVVVVEGNYTGQLNNRIRAEFLVKTQLVTKFNGESFYPGELAEEIESVLKR; encoded by the coding sequence ATGAAAACAGATGAAATTATTATAAGAGTAGGAGGCGCGGCAGGAGACGGAGTGCAGTCTGCCGGTTTCATTATTGCAAAAACCTTTTCCAGAAGTGGGTTGCATGCTAATACGTATAATTATTATCAGAGCCTCATACGTGGTGGCCAGAGCTGGTATCAGGTAAGGGGATCGGATAAGAAGGTAAAGTCTCAGGGCGATGGCCTTGACATACTAATCGCTCTGAATAAAGACGCCCTTGAACGCCATACAAATCCGGAAATAAACGAGGGGGGTGCTTCTCCGCTGGACCCAGATGGTATAGCCATCTTTGATAAATCTATTTCTGGTTTTAAGGCTGGCAAAGGAAATTACCTAGCCATGCCACTATCGGATATAGCCGGTAAATACAGCAAGAATGCACTTATGAGAAATACTGTGGCAATTGGGGCAGCAATGGCAGCAATCAACATTAATTTTGAGATTCTTGCTTCTGTGATCAGGGATCAGTTCGGAAGCAAGGGTGAAGTTGCAGAGCAGAATGTAAAAGCAGCGAAGGAGGGATATGATTATTATCTGGCGAACTTCAAGAAACTGGGAGTAAATCTTAAAACCTCGGATAAGAAATATTACCTGATGGCAGGAGGAGAGGCACTTGGACTTGGGGCAGTCCATGGTGGTTTGAAGATGTACATAGCATACCCTATGACACCCGCTTCTTCCGCACTTGATTTCCTGGCAGACCATCAAAAAGAGTACGGTATACTTGTAAAAGTACCCGAGGACGAGATATCTGCAATAAATATGGCCATTGGTGCCAATTATGCTGGTGTAAGGGCGATGACAGGTTCTTCAGGCGGCGGCTTTTCGCTTATGGTGGAGGCGCTTGGTATGGCCGGAATGGTGGAAGTTCCGCTTGTTGTCTACGAATCACAGAGGGCAGGACCATCTACAGGACTCCCTACAAAGACGGAACAGGGGGATCTCAACCTTGTTCTTGGTGCTTCTCAGGGTGATTTTCCAAGAGTCGTGCTGACGCCCAGGAATGTCGAAGAAGTGTTCTATTTTGTTGGTAAAGCGCTGAATATAGCAGAAAAGTACCAGATGCCTGTCATAATAATGAGCGATCTTTCACTTTCAGAACATTACGAAACTATCGAGCACCTTGATCTAAGTTATAAAATGGAAAGAGGGAAGATTGCCACTCCAGACATGAAGAATTATAAAAGATATGAATTCACAGAGGACGGCATATCATATAGGGCAATTCCTGGTACACCCGGACTTATGCACAATGAGGATTCGGATGAACACGATGAATACGGGGCTGTCGTCAGTGATGCAGTTACCGATCCAGAAATAAGAAGAAAATCAATGATAAAAAGGATGAAAAAACTGGAAACTTATATGAAGGAAATTCCTCCAACTCCAACCTACAGATTTGACGATGCAGAGTATGCAGTTATTCAGTGGGGAAGTACACAGGGAGTTGTCGAGGAAGCCGCTGATATACTCAGGGAGAAGGGACTCAAAGTTGGTGTGGTCGAGATCAATCATGCGTTTCCTCTGAACCCGGATATCGGGAAATTACTTGCCGGAAAGAAGAAAGTAGTGGTTGTTGAGGGAAATTACACAGGACAGCTTAACAATAGAATTAGAGCTGAATTCCTCGTTAAGACACAACTTGTAACAAAATTCAACGGAGAGAGTTTCTATCCAGGTGAGCTTGCAGAAGAAATTGAGAGTGTTTTAAAGAGGTGA
- a CDS encoding aspartate ammonia-lyase: protein MSRTEKDVIGEVELADNVYYGINTIRAKENFQITGTTADFDHIVALVRIKRSAAIANYKGKKLPEEKKDLILAACDRILKGELTNQFIIDVFQAGAGTSYNMNANEVIANLALEIGGKHKGEYTFIHPNDHVNMSQSTNDVIPTMIRLTGYHKGEHLLGELDLLVSSMKRKAKEFADVVKTGRTHLQDAAPITLGIEFSAWGYALEKDRNAIKQAIDYLLELNIGGTAVGTGINTAPGFQKNVVDEISKITGVNFYGSSNLPGIMEFMTDFARVMNSISDLALDITKISNDIRLLYSGPGAGIHEIKIPAVQQGSSIMPGKINPSIAEAMNMICHSVLGAQQALNFSVQAGQLELNVMMPHIDYELTRSENILTNGIKMFREKLIDGITADKVMCLEHMGKSFGSAALLNPYLGYDLVAQIVHEALETGKSIKTLAVATGKISAEDYDKVMASGVPK from the coding sequence ATGAGCAGAACAGAAAAAGACGTTATAGGAGAAGTTGAATTAGCCGACAATGTGTATTATGGGATCAACACTATACGTGCAAAAGAAAATTTTCAGATTACAGGTACGACTGCAGATTTTGATCATATAGTCGCTCTTGTAAGAATAAAAAGATCAGCAGCTATTGCAAATTACAAAGGAAAAAAATTGCCGGAGGAAAAGAAAGATCTAATTCTAGCAGCGTGCGACAGGATTCTTAAAGGAGAACTCACAAATCAATTTATTATCGATGTATTCCAAGCTGGTGCTGGAACTTCCTACAACATGAATGCAAATGAAGTCATAGCCAATCTGGCCTTGGAAATAGGCGGAAAACATAAGGGAGAGTATACATTCATACATCCCAACGATCATGTCAATATGAGCCAGTCAACAAATGATGTCATTCCAACTATGATTCGGCTTACAGGGTACCATAAGGGGGAGCATCTCCTAGGAGAACTTGATTTGCTGGTCTCGTCGATGAAACGGAAAGCAAAGGAATTTGCGGATGTTGTTAAAACCGGGAGAACTCATCTTCAGGACGCCGCACCCATAACGTTAGGAATAGAATTCTCTGCCTGGGGATATGCACTTGAAAAGGACAGAAATGCAATCAAACAGGCTATTGATTACTTGCTGGAATTGAACATTGGGGGAACTGCCGTTGGAACTGGAATAAATACTGCACCAGGTTTCCAGAAAAATGTAGTCGATGAGATATCTAAGATTACAGGCGTAAACTTTTACGGTAGCAGCAATTTGCCAGGAATAATGGAATTCATGACAGATTTTGCGAGGGTCATGAACTCTATCTCGGATCTGGCGCTTGACATAACGAAAATATCAAATGACATAAGGCTGCTGTATTCTGGTCCGGGCGCTGGGATACATGAAATAAAGATACCAGCAGTACAGCAGGGTTCTTCCATTATGCCGGGAAAAATAAACCCGTCCATAGCAGAAGCCATGAACATGATTTGCCACTCTGTACTCGGAGCTCAACAGGCCTTGAATTTCTCAGTCCAGGCTGGACAGTTGGAACTTAACGTAATGATGCCACATATTGACTACGAGCTTACACGCTCTGAAAACATACTGACGAACGGTATCAAGATGTTCCGTGAAAAACTCATTGACGGGATAACTGCAGATAAAGTAATGTGTCTGGAGCACATGGGAAAGAGCTTCGGATCGGCTGCTTTACTAAATCCTTACCTGGGCTATGATCTCGTAGCTCAGATAGTCCATGAAGCTCTCGAAACTGGAAAATCCATAAAGACCCTTGCTGTTGCAACGGGTAAAATAAGCGCAGAGGATTATGACAAAGTCATGGCATCAGGCGTTCCAAAGTAG
- a CDS encoding DUF981 domain-containing protein: MTLYVDSLAVMLIGLAMGTFLGAFYFFFKARGNDQQVRNLIIPAIAIGFFDFVSGYEMSFTWPLPSGYNMLFGDPLLLFGLLLIASAVMIYKNMNLGLLPLLFVLLGIYVLVGAYSINELGLEGKAFVSDNWFTSMGLYISDGIGALLAPILYLKPVGSGKYLYYIEWIILGIGTVFALVIGFIALNGHLIDFAHYFP; encoded by the coding sequence ATGACACTTTATGTAGATTCACTGGCAGTTATGCTGATTGGACTTGCCATGGGAACTTTCCTTGGGGCATTCTATTTTTTCTTCAAGGCAAGAGGAAATGATCAACAGGTTAGAAACCTTATAATCCCGGCAATAGCGATAGGGTTCTTTGACTTCGTAAGCGGTTACGAAATGTCCTTCACTTGGCCATTGCCAAGTGGGTACAACATGCTTTTTGGAGACCCATTATTGCTGTTTGGGCTGTTGCTGATAGCTTCAGCGGTAATGATCTACAAGAACATGAATCTTGGACTTCTCCCGCTACTCTTTGTATTGCTCGGGATATACGTCCTTGTTGGCGCATATAGCATAAATGAGTTAGGTCTTGAAGGTAAGGCTTTTGTGAGCGATAACTGGTTTACTTCAATGGGCCTGTATATATCTGATGGCATAGGCGCGTTACTTGCTCCGATTCTCTATCTAAAGCCAGTCGGAAGCGGGAAATATCTCTATTACATCGAGTGGATAATACTTGGAATAGGAACAGTATTCGCTTTGGTAATAGGATTCATAGCACTTAACGGTCACCTAATTGATTTCGCGCATTACTTCCCATGA
- a CDS encoding tRNA (N(6)-L-threonylcarbamoyladenosine(37)-C(2))-methylthiotransferase: MKIYSESYGCTLNKSESGLFVNKLLNEGNELVGSPEDSDLCVIGTCVVVKKTEDKMYSRIQELSRYSKVKVIGCLATVNGGMLNGSNIEVIDSKSFRSFYTGNLDGIEIKEPSIFDGIPINQGCTGSCNFCISHIARGKLISRTPEKIRNQIAMQLKRGLKEVRISSLDTAAYGRDINLTLPDLIKQILLLEDDFSLRVGMMEPKNTSDIVDDLMQCYRDGRVFKFMHLPVQSGDNRILESMNREYDVNTFYDIVEKFRSTYKDSTLSTDIISGYHGDDEESHEKTVKLIERSRPDIINVTRFSPRPYTPDYLAKPPSSNLVKRWTKEYSDLHKKILSENLEKNLGRIESILVTENGKDDTIVGRDQAYRPVVVKLHLPIYSRVDVEIVGLGSTYLIGRKV, encoded by the coding sequence ATGAAAATTTACTCTGAATCCTATGGTTGCACCCTTAACAAATCAGAATCCGGATTGTTTGTTAACAAGCTCCTCAACGAGGGAAACGAGCTTGTTGGCTCGCCCGAGGATTCAGACCTTTGTGTTATAGGCACTTGCGTCGTTGTGAAGAAAACAGAGGATAAGATGTACTCAAGAATCCAGGAGCTTTCCAGATATTCAAAAGTTAAGGTGATAGGCTGCCTTGCGACTGTTAACGGCGGGATGCTGAATGGCAGCAATATCGAGGTAATCGATTCAAAAAGTTTCAGGTCATTTTATACGGGGAATCTTGATGGTATTGAGATCAAAGAACCGTCGATATTTGATGGTATTCCGATAAACCAGGGTTGTACAGGGAGCTGCAATTTCTGCATATCGCATATTGCCAGGGGCAAGCTGATTTCAAGGACACCAGAGAAGATAAGAAACCAGATCGCAATGCAGCTCAAGAGGGGATTGAAAGAGGTAAGGATAAGTTCTCTCGACACAGCAGCTTACGGCAGGGACATAAATTTGACGTTGCCTGATCTCATAAAACAGATCCTTCTTCTTGAGGATGATTTTTCCCTTCGAGTTGGAATGATGGAACCAAAGAATACCTCCGACATCGTGGATGATCTTATGCAATGCTACCGTGACGGAAGAGTGTTCAAATTCATGCATCTCCCTGTTCAAAGCGGTGACAACCGTATACTGGAGTCCATGAACCGGGAATATGATGTCAACACGTTCTATGACATAGTGGAAAAGTTCAGGTCTACTTACAAGGATTCCACTCTTTCAACAGACATAATTTCTGGTTATCATGGTGATGACGAGGAGAGCCACGAAAAGACCGTGAAGCTTATAGAGAGATCAAGACCGGATATAATCAATGTAACTCGGTTTTCTCCAAGACCGTATACACCTGACTACCTCGCAAAACCGCCTTCTTCAAATCTAGTGAAAAGATGGACAAAGGAATATTCTGATTTACACAAGAAGATACTTTCCGAAAATCTTGAAAAGAATTTGGGCAGGATTGAAAGTATCCTTGTTACGGAGAATGGAAAGGACGATACGATAGTTGGGCGCGATCAGGCTTACAGGCCGGTTGTTGTAAAATTACATCTACCCATATATTCAAGGGTTGATGTGGAGATCGTTGGCTTAGGTTCGACCTATCTTATCGGAAGAAAGGTTTAG
- a CDS encoding NAD(P)-dependent oxidoreductase, whose translation MSSNIGFVGTGKMGSRIISRILQKYEVTGAYNRTKEKLNQFPSLRQYQTPALLAAENDIIFIMLTDDNACGEVVFGEDGILSTIRPKSIIVNLSTVSYKFAVSCASALSEHAVHYLDCPVLGSIIPAEQGKLTALVSGEEDIFNIVKGVIETFSSHVLFLGPAGNAIKGKLANNLLMATNFVVASEAILFLEKSGFKREIALDILLNGGGSSKALESKVDDIKSEDFIPQFTLNHIVKDIRYGEELCNSANFPMLSMASALQIYNIAESMGLGNLDYSAVFKSFRLSLGVKK comes from the coding sequence ATGAGTAGCAATATAGGTTTTGTCGGAACTGGAAAGATGGGTTCAAGGATCATATCAAGGATCCTGCAGAAATACGAAGTGACTGGAGCATACAACAGAACAAAGGAAAAATTGAATCAATTCCCATCATTGAGGCAATACCAGACGCCTGCACTTCTGGCAGCTGAAAACGATATAATATTCATAATGCTAACAGATGATAATGCTTGTGGTGAAGTTGTATTCGGAGAAGATGGCATCCTCTCCACGATCAGGCCAAAGTCCATTATAGTAAATTTGAGCACTGTTTCCTATAAATTCGCTGTGTCATGCGCGTCAGCGCTTTCTGAACATGCAGTACATTACTTGGATTGCCCCGTGCTCGGTAGTATAATCCCTGCGGAACAGGGAAAGCTGACCGCACTGGTTTCCGGAGAGGAAGATATATTCAATATCGTAAAGGGTGTAATCGAGACCTTCTCAAGCCATGTTCTGTTTCTCGGTCCAGCCGGAAATGCGATAAAAGGGAAACTGGCAAACAATCTCCTGATGGCAACAAATTTTGTCGTTGCATCTGAGGCGATACTGTTTCTTGAAAAAAGCGGCTTTAAGAGAGAAATTGCTCTGGACATACTCCTAAACGGAGGGGGTAGTTCAAAAGCGCTTGAATCGAAGGTGGACGACATAAAATCTGAGGACTTCATTCCACAGTTCACGCTCAACCATATCGTCAAAGACATAAGGTATGGAGAGGAGCTCTGCAACTCCGCCAATTTTCCAATGCTGAGCATGGCGTCGGCTCTCCAGATATACAACATTGCAGAGTCTATGGGGCTAGGAAACCTGGATTATTCTGCAGTGTTTAAGTCCTTCCGGCTCTCCCTGGGCGTGAAAAAATAG
- the dph2 gene encoding diphthamide biosynthesis enzyme Dph2: protein MLDKIEECIIKLKSAGSKRILLQLPDGLKPKVFDIFNRFSKEFSVIVSSDAFYGACDVGNVESYANVDYIVQFGHSEIPNIKYPRPMMFIEYPYDNKIKITYEQFSILKSKGYKTIGVLFSVQYRDQALQLLDMLKEKSFDAIMGKQDERLKYPGQVLGCNFSSAHSISLQADAFIVVSTGMFHAIGVQLATDKEVYIFDVNAMKLISIRDEVDLFLRKRYAKISRALDARKICVVVDTKIGQYREKLADKIIEQAKELGLETVRVEANDVKPTDLENMMCDAVVFTGCPRVPIDDAEKFRMPVLTPPEFQQLFGLKKTRKYVMDEIVSVDELHLNLSSDKIGRT from the coding sequence ATGTTGGATAAAATAGAGGAATGCATAATAAAATTAAAATCAGCTGGGTCTAAGCGTATTCTTCTGCAGCTCCCAGATGGCCTTAAGCCAAAAGTGTTCGATATCTTCAATAGATTTTCCAAGGAATTTAGCGTTATTGTGAGCTCTGATGCATTTTACGGGGCATGTGATGTAGGCAATGTGGAATCTTATGCTAACGTTGATTACATAGTGCAGTTCGGACACTCCGAAATCCCGAATATAAAATACCCACGGCCAATGATGTTTATAGAATACCCTTACGACAACAAGATAAAAATTACATACGAGCAGTTTTCCATTCTTAAGTCTAAGGGATACAAGACTATTGGTGTATTATTTTCTGTCCAATACAGGGATCAGGCTCTCCAGCTCCTTGATATGCTTAAAGAAAAAAGTTTCGATGCGATAATGGGCAAACAGGACGAAAGGTTGAAGTATCCCGGTCAGGTTCTTGGGTGCAATTTCAGTTCAGCACATTCTATATCTCTCCAGGCAGATGCATTTATAGTTGTCAGCACAGGCATGTTTCACGCCATAGGCGTCCAGTTGGCTACAGACAAGGAGGTCTATATATTCGACGTCAACGCAATGAAACTGATAAGCATAAGGGATGAGGTAGATCTGTTTTTAAGGAAAAGGTACGCAAAAATATCCAGAGCACTTGACGCAAGGAAGATCTGTGTTGTGGTTGATACAAAGATAGGGCAATACCGAGAGAAGTTGGCGGATAAAATAATAGAGCAGGCAAAAGAACTTGGCCTTGAAACGGTGAGGGTGGAGGCCAACGATGTTAAGCCAACAGATCTGGAGAATATGATGTGCGATGCTGTGGTATTCACAGGATGTCCAAGAGTCCCCATCGATGATGCAGAGAAATTCAGGATGCCAGTCCTTACCCCACCAGAATTCCAGCAACTTTTCGGTCTAAAGAAGACCAGAAAGTACGTTATGGACGAGATAGTGTCCGTTGACGAGCTACACCTAAACCTTTCTTCCGATAAGATAGGTCGAACCTAA
- the hutI gene encoding imidazolonepropionase, which translates to MDNLIIRNASQMLTMSGSKGHPLVGDKLGRLKIKKHHSIVIKEGYISRIIPDDGLSEMKLDKFRIIDAHGSVVMPGLIDSHTHIVFGGDRTEEFYLRLKGKSYLDILSSGNGIYKTVNDSRSMEEEQIFKETYSRVTESIMMGTTSMEIKTGYGLNLETEMKLLRIINRIASLGTMNVVPTFLPLHAVPHGMTESQYVDYVVEQILPRIGKEVKFVDSFCDRGAFSEESTDVFFREASKRGFELRLHADELADIGCLKLCEKYRLKSVDHLIMTDRKGIDKILHSGAFATFLPITAFNIANGKYPDIRQFIEAGIPVCIASDISPLSINSNLFFAVYLAVRFSRISIEEALNAVTINAANSLGIQDKTGSIEKGKIADIIILNVDDYRKIPYEYGTRLIKTVIKSGNVLFENM; encoded by the coding sequence ATGGACAACCTCATAATTAGGAACGCCTCGCAGATGCTTACAATGTCGGGCTCCAAAGGCCATCCCCTTGTAGGCGATAAACTGGGAAGATTGAAGATAAAGAAACATCATTCCATAGTCATAAAGGAAGGATACATAAGCCGGATCATTCCAGATGATGGGCTTTCCGAGATGAAGCTCGACAAATTCAGGATCATTGATGCACATGGATCTGTCGTTATGCCCGGCCTTATAGACTCCCATACACACATAGTTTTTGGCGGTGACAGAACCGAGGAATTTTATTTGAGGCTGAAGGGAAAAAGCTATCTCGACATCCTCTCCTCCGGAAATGGTATCTACAAGACGGTAAATGATTCCAGATCGATGGAAGAGGAACAGATCTTTAAGGAAACCTACTCCCGCGTAACAGAATCCATAATGATGGGCACGACGAGCATGGAAATAAAAACAGGCTATGGCCTCAACCTTGAAACGGAAATGAAGCTTCTGAGGATAATCAACAGGATTGCTTCTCTTGGAACTATGAACGTTGTGCCAACTTTTCTTCCGTTGCATGCTGTGCCTCACGGAATGACCGAGAGTCAATATGTAGACTACGTGGTTGAGCAGATTCTTCCTAGGATAGGCAAAGAAGTAAAATTTGTGGATTCGTTCTGTGACAGGGGCGCGTTTAGCGAGGAAAGCACGGACGTATTCTTTAGAGAAGCATCAAAGAGAGGCTTTGAATTGAGATTGCATGCAGATGAACTTGCGGATATTGGTTGCCTGAAACTATGTGAAAAATACAGGTTAAAGAGCGTCGATCATCTGATAATGACCGACAGAAAAGGGATCGATAAGATTTTGCATTCAGGTGCCTTTGCGACATTCCTGCCTATAACTGCATTCAACATCGCAAATGGCAAATATCCAGACATAAGACAATTCATCGAAGCCGGAATCCCTGTTTGCATCGCTTCTGATATATCGCCACTTTCAATAAACTCCAACCTGTTCTTCGCTGTGTATCTCGCAGTGCGGTTCAGTCGAATCTCAATTGAAGAGGCCTTGAACGCTGTTACCATTAATGCTGCGAACTCTCTTGGTATTCAGGATAAAACAGGTTCCATTGAAAAGGGGAAAATCGCTGATATCATAATTTTGAATGTAGACGATTACAGAAAGATTCCCTACGAATACGGTACACGGTTGATAAAAACAGTGATAAAGTCCGGGAACGTGCTTTTTGAAAATATGTAA
- a CDS encoding 4Fe-4S dicluster domain-containing protein → MAGAPITSSTLVFVSSQELIIDYVLSFAVVAFVFFWWYRSYSKMGITIGKMWDYFRHNILRMIKQALVYGFFHKKNIKNRYAGTMHFLISWGILILFIATSLIMLSHDILKPTIHHGILVGEFYLIFEAFANLGGVMLIAGILMAFYRRLRKSVLLDTKNEDYVILFGLLVMAAEGFFLGALKIYLFRQSFDVYRFVEWPLSYLFSSWSFSFGVQTYRIMWMVHVYTGFLLAAYLPFSKLSHMALAMVSISEKRIKERGALPTPFILADALQSGDFNFKVGTKTISEVPLMQKVDALACTDCGRCERACPAFMAGTDLSPRALVQNIKKNLYDNEVAIGSLITENAAWSCTTCQACVEECPVLIEPFSFVMDYRKDLVMESKVSKQTSTYLNNLTNAQNPFGNSPFERDKLLDIAPKYDETKEYLYWVGCMGAFDPRDNKTTRTILGLLNKAGVSYGILGSEEKCVGETARRIGEEGSFQDLVMQNIETFNNHSVKKIITSCPHCYNTFKNEYRQFGLKAEVIHHSKFLEELIDEGKLKVKKTKEIITLHDPCYLGRINGEYDNTRAIVSSSGDLKEMIMSKEKSLCCGAGGGNYWYKVESQDSISQIRFKQALDTGATKLAVACPFCMPMMEDASRTLNAEDKISVKDIAEIISENLEE, encoded by the coding sequence ATGGCTGGAGCCCCGATAACCAGTTCCACTTTGGTCTTTGTTAGTAGCCAGGAATTGATAATTGATTACGTACTCTCATTTGCCGTTGTGGCCTTTGTTTTCTTCTGGTGGTATCGATCTTACAGCAAGATGGGTATTACCATAGGAAAAATGTGGGATTATTTTCGCCACAATATCTTGAGGATGATCAAGCAGGCCCTCGTATATGGCTTCTTCCACAAGAAAAACATCAAGAACAGATACGCGGGGACAATGCATTTTTTGATCTCATGGGGCATACTCATACTCTTCATTGCAACTTCATTGATCATGCTTTCCCATGATATCCTCAAACCTACAATACACCATGGAATACTAGTAGGGGAATTTTACCTTATTTTTGAAGCGTTTGCAAACTTGGGCGGAGTAATGCTGATCGCCGGTATCTTAATGGCTTTTTACAGACGCCTAAGAAAGAGTGTATTGCTTGACACAAAAAATGAAGATTATGTTATACTCTTTGGCCTGCTCGTTATGGCTGCCGAAGGTTTCTTTCTAGGGGCTTTAAAAATATATCTCTTTCGGCAATCCTTTGATGTATACAGGTTCGTGGAATGGCCATTGAGTTATCTGTTTTCTTCCTGGAGTTTCTCCTTTGGCGTCCAGACATATCGTATAATGTGGATGGTACACGTTTATACTGGATTTCTTCTTGCTGCTTACCTGCCATTTTCCAAGCTTTCTCATATGGCTCTTGCAATGGTCAGCATTTCCGAAAAGCGTATCAAGGAGAGGGGTGCGCTTCCTACGCCTTTTATTCTCGCTGATGCCCTCCAATCAGGAGATTTCAATTTCAAGGTAGGAACAAAGACTATTTCAGAGGTACCGCTGATGCAAAAAGTAGATGCACTCGCGTGTACGGACTGTGGTAGATGTGAGCGTGCGTGCCCCGCTTTTATGGCTGGAACTGATCTAAGCCCGAGAGCTCTTGTTCAGAACATAAAGAAAAATCTATACGATAACGAGGTTGCAATAGGTTCTCTTATCACTGAAAACGCAGCGTGGTCTTGCACCACCTGTCAGGCTTGCGTCGAAGAATGTCCGGTGCTTATAGAGCCTTTCAGTTTTGTGATGGATTATCGAAAGGATTTAGTCATGGAAAGCAAAGTTTCAAAGCAGACCAGCACCTATCTGAACAACCTTACAAATGCACAGAACCCGTTTGGCAACAGTCCCTTCGAGAGAGACAAACTCCTTGACATTGCCCCTAAGTATGATGAGACGAAGGAGTATCTTTATTGGGTGGGATGCATGGGTGCGTTCGATCCTCGAGACAACAAGACAACGAGAACAATTCTTGGACTCCTGAATAAGGCGGGTGTTAGTTATGGCATTCTCGGATCCGAAGAAAAATGCGTTGGCGAAACTGCGAGAAGGATAGGCGAAGAGGGAAGTTTCCAGGACCTTGTAATGCAGAACATCGAGACATTCAACAACCACTCCGTGAAAAAGATAATAACATCATGTCCGCACTGTTATAATACATTCAAAAATGAGTATAGACAATTCGGCCTGAAGGCAGAAGTGATTCACCACAGCAAGTTCCTGGAGGAATTGATCGATGAGGGAAAACTTAAGGTGAAGAAAACAAAGGAAATTATAACGCTTCATGACCCGTGCTATCTTGGAAGGATCAATGGGGAATACGACAATACGAGGGCGATAGTCAGCAGTTCGGGCGATCTGAAAGAGATGATCATGTCGAAAGAAAAAAGCTTGTGCTGTGGCGCTGGAGGAGGCAATTACTGGTATAAGGTTGAAAGCCAGGATTCTATAAGCCAGATAAGATTCAAGCAGGCACTGGATACTGGTGCAACTAAGCTGGCTGTTGCATGCCCATTTTGCATGCCCATGATGGAGGACGCTTCAAGGACTCTTAACGCAGAAGATAAGATATCGGTGAAGGATATAGCAGAAATCATCAGTGAAAATCTTGAGGAATAG